TATTTAAAATAAATTTTATTTTAAATACTGTTAACTATATAACATAGTATTAAAATAAAAAAGACTAATTGCATTTATAATACAACTATACTATCATATTTTAATAAAAATTTATATTTTTTTATTAAAAAATTAGAAATAAATAAATTATATAATCTTATTAATTAATTATATTTTGGATATATATAAATGAGTATTTTATTGAAAAAAAAAATGAATCGTCAATGGTATCTTATAAATGCAAAAAATAAAATTTTGGGTAGATTATCTAGTATAATTGCCTATTATTTAATGGGAAAACATAAAATTACATATTTACCTCATATTGATATGGGTGATTATATCATAGTTGTTAATGCTGATAAAATTAAAATAACAGGAAATAAAAGAAAAAATAAATTTTATTATAGTCATAGTGGTTATTCTGGAGGATTAAAAAAAATTTCATTTGAAAAACTAATTATAAAAAATCCTTGTAAAATAATTCAACATTCAGTAAAAGGTATGCTACCTAAAAATAAAATAGGAATGTTAATGTTAAATAGATTAAAAATTTATACAGGTATAACACATAAACATATAGAACAAAAACAAAATATTTTAAATATTTAATTATATTATTCAGGATATAAATTTATGAAAAAAAATAATTATGATTATAATGCAACAGGAAGAAGAAAAAGCTCTTCTTCAAGAGTATTTATAAAAAAAGGTAATGGGAATATATCTATTAATAAAAAAAATATAGATATTTTTTTTTCAAGAAAAATATATTGTAGTATGATAACAAAACCTTTAGAATTAATAAAAATGAATAATAAGTTAGATTTATATATTACTGTAAAAGGTGGTGGTACTTCTGGACAAGCAGGTGCCATTAGACATGGAATTACAAGAGTTTTAATAAAATATGATAATCTTTTTAGAAAAGATTTAAAAAAAGCAGGTTTTATAACACGTGATGATCGTAAAGTAGAACGTAAAAAAGTAGGTCTTAAAAAAGCTAGACGTAGTCCACAATTTTCTAAACGTTAAAATAAAAATTTATTAATTAATTTTATTAATTAAATAAAATTTAATTTTAATTGTTTTAAACA
The Enterobacteriaceae endosymbiont of Donacia thalassina genome window above contains:
- the rplM gene encoding 50S ribosomal protein L13 gives rise to the protein MSILLKKKMNRQWYLINAKNKILGRLSSIIAYYLMGKHKITYLPHIDMGDYIIVVNADKIKITGNKRKNKFYYSHSGYSGGLKKISFEKLIIKNPCKIIQHSVKGMLPKNKIGMLMLNRLKIYTGITHKHIEQKQNILNI
- the rpsI gene encoding 30S ribosomal protein S9, which translates into the protein MKKNNYDYNATGRRKSSSSRVFIKKGNGNISINKKNIDIFFSRKIYCSMITKPLELIKMNNKLDLYITVKGGGTSGQAGAIRHGITRVLIKYDNLFRKDLKKAGFITRDDRKVERKKVGLKKARRSPQFSKR